The DNA window GACTTTATACATATAAATAAGTATAATATTTATGAGGTGATAAAAACTATGCCGATGACGTCAACGGAAATGATTAAATTACTTTTAAAGAATGACTTTAAACAAGTACCTGGAGGCAAAGGTTCTCATAAGAAGTTTATTAATCAAAGTACAGGCAAGTGCACTGTTGTTCCAGACCATAAACAAGAACTTGGCAAAGGTTTGGAATATAAAATTTTAAAACAAGCAGGGCTAAAATAAGCCTTGCTTGC is part of the Fusobacterium nucleatum genome and encodes:
- a CDS encoding type II toxin-antitoxin system HicA family toxin; translation: MPMTSTEMIKLLLKNDFKQVPGGKGSHKKFINQSTGKCTVVPDHKQELGKGLEYKILKQAGLK